One segment of Natronosalvus halobius DNA contains the following:
- a CDS encoding S8 family serine peptidase, with product MTEHPPKGADESPSVVSRRQVLQGTAGAGLLALFPTASGTVDETTEVVVRAEDVDVPLVASDSVVDELKATAQKSQAPIVEYVDETDGLAVKKRFWLANALLLEVDTSVVDLEQVTAQEGVSEVHPNFRYEIPEPDVGTVSEETGNVTYGLEQIDAPGAWDAYDSRGEGARIAVLDTGVDPTHPDIDLESDNFAEFDGDGEQVDSEPHDSHYHGTHVSGTVAGGDDSGTAIGVAPDATLLGGLVLPDGGGSFAQIIGGMQWAVEEDADAINMSLGIDGYVGEMIEPVRNADQAGTVVVSSSGNSRVGTSGSPANVYDAFAIGASDEDEAIAEFSSGETISTANDWGHLAPDDWPDSYVVPDVSAPGVDVTSAFPIDHSNGPYHAISGTSMASPHVAGVVGLIRSAALEEATPERVKRALAATAWKPEGESDDPDIRYGRGIVDAFASVGRVAADSGVTGTVTDSDGAPIDDATVTLDGFPVETNADGEFQVRAIPGTYELTANAFGYTADTVTVEVDDGFHSVDFTLGDSLAIAVVDGQPEGLEAGESFDVTANVAHVESVTVEQVGDYVGQAWLEVDGEETTFGERVDFESARSDEITITVGTESDGVGNLELEYTFSGLGDSVTVSTGPTFVYDEPVPIGIVDAGSGYAADIETILAEAMHPRYQFDRLEPAAALDAAESREHEGYVVQNLGDDANLVADFVNVASAPEIGTVYLDQFGDASDAVSQVSDAIGDPRETNEVAAQVPYPIAYPIEYDISAAHPVFEGIAAEGESVTITEPDPVSVGIGVYYSGFHSYFEGYSGGVAGSTVASTAVASTETGDGLAIDDLSRVVHASSLGLGTFVDRDAVTDAGQSLLGNLVAHAATTPPIDVVTAPAERVAPGESVTLEVAVENLEELEVGVTGLQFLDEGDLSLSIDGESVAFDDTLEYDAYDGTVEITVDTSQRIGEFAISTRFVTLGERGQTIETAATFRPTTVYESPLRVPEQVDDLQAAVDFVREGDTVELADGVYEVDAPDRGFQTGLYVGTPGITIRGVGGATPSIVHERDLPGPRIIHIGADDVTLENVEANVIDGEVDSKNAIGTGVLAGDGTSNVTIRNVTAAGTFGVQLRETADALVEDVTAFGTVVGVGTDSGFFGTVNGATIRNVTVTDSPDYSFQGGVIVNGATRVTVTDCHLEHEDGDRAGVALFGPFDGGEDCRIANNTIVGPDEEPYSDDRNNGIYVDGVDVAVEDNHVVDSHTGIRVAQYGFGIDPPAVSIERNTIENAGIGFRQFGDTALFAFNDVEAATGLDLGPGYFGLDADAVLARYNDLSATNLPFRGEPGDGWNAPEGPFDCRENYLGDRSYGDTIVDGDVAYDPYLTVPPVELESTDVDADAGALAVDALEPTEIATDLSLDPGGSYAVGFPGPTDQTIYDVLGVDGYGEFAGEIEMWNHDAGKWKSVTGDGNLQYADTLYAFRVTPAEGVRAEVHFQRADDPPVGPDGTPPGHRDSDLGKSHLQEGWNFVAAPTYGDEGDVFEMDVVDSIDDSLHAPGGQIGNGQKTAFTGYLVEATDDHWLDAGITAYDPTMTELYEGLGLDPQIHANPGPSTDARGMDRTLESVLEAPGDEETAVERVAAFVTERLATVDLDADLDDVLEEFSTTAEATAAEAPSAHADLVAEATDLAAERAVQTLIQGEFLDEEGDDTTADRTVESHADDRGGSTLSGIGRPVATDD from the coding sequence ATGACAGAGCATCCCCCCAAAGGAGCAGACGAATCGCCATCCGTCGTTTCGAGGCGGCAAGTTCTCCAGGGAACGGCGGGTGCCGGTCTACTCGCACTCTTCCCGACGGCGAGTGGTACTGTCGACGAGACGACTGAAGTCGTCGTCCGCGCCGAGGACGTGGACGTTCCACTCGTCGCATCCGATTCCGTCGTCGACGAACTCAAGGCGACGGCCCAAAAGAGCCAGGCCCCCATCGTCGAGTACGTCGACGAAACGGACGGCCTCGCGGTGAAGAAACGCTTCTGGCTCGCGAACGCGCTCCTCCTCGAGGTCGATACCAGCGTCGTCGACCTCGAGCAGGTGACCGCCCAGGAGGGCGTCTCGGAGGTCCACCCCAACTTCCGCTACGAGATCCCAGAACCGGACGTCGGAACCGTTAGTGAGGAAACGGGTAACGTCACGTACGGCCTCGAGCAGATCGACGCGCCCGGGGCGTGGGACGCGTACGACTCGCGCGGCGAGGGCGCCCGAATCGCGGTGCTCGACACCGGCGTCGACCCGACCCACCCGGACATCGACCTCGAGTCCGACAACTTCGCCGAGTTCGACGGCGACGGCGAGCAGGTCGACTCGGAGCCCCACGATTCACACTATCACGGCACGCACGTGAGCGGGACGGTCGCGGGTGGCGACGATTCCGGCACCGCAATCGGCGTCGCCCCGGACGCGACGTTGCTCGGTGGACTCGTCCTCCCGGATGGGGGCGGGTCGTTCGCGCAGATCATCGGCGGTATGCAGTGGGCGGTCGAGGAAGACGCCGACGCGATCAACATGAGCCTCGGGATCGACGGCTACGTGGGCGAGATGATCGAACCGGTCCGGAACGCAGACCAGGCTGGTACGGTCGTCGTCTCTTCGTCGGGCAACAGCAGGGTCGGAACGTCCGGGTCGCCCGCCAACGTCTACGACGCCTTCGCAATCGGGGCCTCAGACGAAGACGAGGCCATCGCCGAATTCTCGAGCGGTGAAACGATCTCGACGGCGAACGACTGGGGGCACCTCGCGCCCGACGACTGGCCCGATAGCTACGTCGTCCCGGACGTGTCGGCGCCGGGCGTGGACGTAACCAGCGCGTTCCCGATCGACCACTCGAACGGGCCGTATCACGCCATCTCCGGGACGTCGATGGCGTCGCCCCACGTCGCGGGCGTCGTCGGTCTCATCAGATCGGCAGCCCTCGAGGAAGCCACGCCGGAGCGGGTGAAACGCGCCCTCGCCGCCACTGCCTGGAAACCCGAGGGCGAGTCGGACGACCCCGATATTCGGTACGGACGCGGAATCGTCGACGCCTTCGCTTCCGTCGGTCGCGTCGCCGCCGATAGCGGTGTCACCGGGACCGTCACCGACTCCGACGGCGCCCCCATCGACGACGCAACCGTCACACTCGACGGCTTCCCGGTCGAGACGAACGCCGACGGGGAGTTCCAGGTCCGGGCAATTCCCGGTACGTACGAGCTAACTGCCAACGCGTTCGGCTACACCGCCGACACCGTCACCGTCGAGGTCGACGACGGCTTTCACTCGGTCGATTTCACGCTCGGCGACAGCCTCGCCATCGCCGTCGTCGACGGCCAACCCGAGGGCCTCGAGGCCGGCGAGTCGTTCGACGTGACCGCGAACGTCGCTCACGTCGAATCGGTCACCGTCGAACAGGTCGGAGACTACGTCGGCCAGGCCTGGCTCGAGGTCGACGGTGAGGAGACCACGTTCGGCGAACGCGTCGACTTCGAATCCGCCCGCTCGGACGAAATAACGATCACCGTCGGGACCGAATCCGACGGCGTCGGCAACCTCGAACTCGAGTACACCTTCTCGGGGCTCGGCGACTCCGTCACCGTCTCGACGGGGCCGACGTTCGTCTACGACGAGCCTGTTCCGATCGGCATCGTCGACGCCGGGAGCGGCTACGCGGCCGACATCGAGACGATTCTCGCCGAGGCGATGCACCCTCGGTACCAGTTCGACCGCCTCGAGCCAGCGGCCGCCCTGGACGCAGCCGAGAGTCGCGAACACGAGGGGTACGTCGTGCAAAACTTAGGCGACGACGCGAACCTCGTCGCCGACTTTGTCAACGTGGCTTCGGCGCCCGAAATCGGTACGGTGTACCTCGACCAGTTCGGCGACGCGAGCGATGCCGTCTCCCAGGTGTCCGATGCGATCGGCGACCCGCGCGAGACGAACGAGGTCGCCGCCCAGGTGCCGTATCCGATCGCGTATCCGATCGAGTACGACATTTCGGCAGCACACCCCGTGTTCGAGGGAATCGCCGCCGAAGGCGAGAGCGTCACCATCACCGAACCCGATCCGGTCTCGGTCGGAATCGGCGTGTACTACAGCGGGTTCCACAGCTACTTCGAGGGGTACAGTGGTGGCGTCGCCGGCTCGACGGTCGCCTCGACGGCCGTCGCGTCCACCGAGACGGGCGATGGCCTCGCAATCGACGACCTCTCTCGAGTCGTCCACGCGTCGTCGCTCGGCCTCGGGACGTTCGTCGACCGAGACGCCGTCACCGACGCTGGACAATCGCTCCTGGGCAATCTCGTCGCTCACGCCGCCACGACGCCGCCGATCGACGTCGTCACCGCGCCGGCCGAACGGGTGGCTCCCGGCGAGTCGGTTACCCTCGAGGTCGCCGTCGAGAACCTCGAGGAACTGGAAGTCGGCGTTACTGGATTGCAGTTCCTGGACGAGGGTGACCTCTCGCTCTCGATCGATGGAGAGAGCGTCGCCTTCGACGACACGCTCGAGTACGACGCCTACGACGGGACGGTCGAGATAACGGTCGACACGTCCCAACGGATCGGCGAGTTCGCGATCAGTACCCGATTCGTCACGCTCGGCGAGCGTGGTCAGACGATCGAGACGGCGGCGACGTTCAGACCGACGACCGTCTACGAGTCGCCGCTGCGCGTCCCGGAGCAGGTCGACGACCTGCAGGCGGCGGTGGACTTCGTTCGCGAGGGCGACACCGTCGAACTCGCCGACGGCGTCTACGAGGTCGACGCACCGGACCGCGGCTTCCAGACCGGTCTGTACGTCGGCACCCCCGGAATCACGATCCGGGGCGTCGGCGGTGCGACGCCCTCGATTGTCCACGAACGGGACCTGCCAGGGCCGCGGATTATCCACATCGGCGCCGACGACGTTACGCTCGAGAACGTCGAGGCGAACGTGATCGACGGGGAGGTCGATTCGAAGAACGCCATCGGAACCGGCGTGCTCGCCGGTGATGGCACCAGCAACGTGACCATCAGGAACGTCACCGCGGCCGGGACGTTCGGCGTCCAGCTCCGCGAGACGGCCGATGCGCTCGTCGAGGACGTCACCGCGTTCGGGACGGTCGTCGGCGTCGGCACCGACTCCGGGTTCTTCGGCACCGTCAACGGCGCAACGATCCGGAACGTCACCGTGACCGACAGCCCCGACTACTCCTTCCAGGGCGGCGTCATCGTTAACGGCGCGACCCGCGTCACCGTCACTGACTGTCACCTCGAGCACGAGGACGGCGATCGGGCCGGTGTGGCGCTCTTTGGTCCCTTCGACGGCGGCGAGGACTGCCGTATCGCGAACAACACGATCGTCGGCCCCGACGAGGAACCCTACTCGGACGACCGGAACAACGGCATCTACGTCGACGGCGTCGACGTCGCGGTTGAGGACAATCACGTCGTCGACTCCCACACGGGGATTCGCGTTGCCCAGTACGGGTTCGGCATCGATCCGCCAGCAGTCAGCATCGAACGGAACACCATCGAAAACGCTGGAATCGGCTTCCGGCAGTTCGGCGACACGGCCCTGTTCGCGTTCAACGACGTCGAGGCAGCGACCGGTCTCGACCTCGGACCCGGCTACTTCGGCCTCGACGCCGACGCAGTCCTGGCGCGGTACAACGACCTCTCTGCCACCAACCTGCCGTTCCGCGGCGAGCCCGGCGACGGGTGGAACGCACCCGAAGGACCGTTCGACTGTCGCGAGAACTACCTCGGCGACCGAAGTTACGGCGATACGATCGTAGATGGCGACGTCGCGTACGATCCCTACCTGACCGTTCCGCCGGTGGAACTCGAGTCCACAGACGTGGACGCGGATGCAGGAGCCCTCGCCGTCGACGCACTCGAACCGACGGAAATCGCGACAGACCTGTCCCTCGATCCGGGTGGCTCGTACGCTGTCGGCTTCCCGGGGCCGACCGATCAGACAATCTACGACGTCCTCGGCGTCGACGGGTACGGCGAGTTCGCCGGCGAAATCGAGATGTGGAACCACGACGCCGGCAAGTGGAAGTCGGTCACCGGCGACGGGAACCTGCAGTACGCCGACACGCTCTACGCGTTCAGGGTGACGCCGGCAGAAGGTGTACGCGCCGAGGTCCACTTCCAGCGGGCGGACGACCCGCCGGTCGGACCGGACGGGACGCCGCCGGGTCACCGCGATTCCGACCTCGGGAAATCCCACCTCCAGGAGGGCTGGAATTTCGTCGCCGCGCCGACGTATGGCGACGAGGGAGACGTCTTTGAGATGGACGTCGTCGACTCGATCGACGACTCGCTGCACGCACCCGGTGGGCAAATCGGCAACGGCCAGAAGACAGCCTTCACCGGCTACCTGGTCGAGGCGACGGACGACCACTGGCTGGACGCCGGGATCACGGCGTACGACCCGACGATGACGGAACTCTACGAAGGTCTCGGTCTCGACCCGCAGATTCACGCAAATCCCGGCCCCTCGACTGATGCCCGTGGGATGGATCGGACGCTCGAGAGCGTCCTCGAGGCCCCCGGCGACGAGGAGACTGCCGTCGAGCGGGTAGCCGCCTTCGTCACGGAACGGCTCGCGACCGTCGACCTGGACGCCGACCTGGACGACGTACTCGAGGAGTTCTCGACGACGGCGGAGGCGACGGCCGCCGAGGCGCCGTCGGCGCACGCCGACCTCGTGGCGGAAGCGACGGATCTCGCGGCCGAGCGGGCCGTCCAGACGCTGATCCAGGGCGAGTTCCTCGACGAGGAAGGTGACGATACGACCGCTGATCGGACCGTGGAGTCACACGCGGACGACCGCGGGGGTTCGACGCTCTCAGGAATTGGACGGCCGGTCGCTACCGACGACTGA
- a CDS encoding AsnC family transcriptional regulator, whose translation MHTIDEIDVEILSLLGEDARRPFSDIAETVGLSGPAVSDRVARLQDAGVINRFTIDVDRSTIQGGVPVFVQVEVVGADVDALRERIGDADAVEHVFVTAEGDVWFYARAEGRNVRRWLEELLENGDLEYRVTLMDDVEWRPSLGGTAFALTCAECGNTVDSEGESATIGGDAYHFCCSSCRDRFETRYARLEEGA comes from the coding sequence ATGCACACGATCGACGAAATCGACGTGGAGATTCTGTCCCTCCTGGGGGAAGACGCTCGTCGTCCGTTCAGCGACATCGCAGAGACGGTCGGACTATCGGGACCCGCCGTTTCTGACCGCGTCGCCCGCCTCCAGGACGCCGGCGTCATCAACCGGTTCACGATCGACGTGGACCGGTCGACGATCCAGGGAGGCGTTCCCGTCTTCGTCCAGGTCGAGGTTGTGGGTGCGGACGTCGACGCGCTCAGAGAGCGGATCGGCGACGCCGACGCGGTCGAGCACGTCTTCGTGACCGCCGAAGGTGACGTCTGGTTTTACGCCCGTGCAGAGGGGCGAAACGTTCGTCGCTGGCTCGAGGAGTTGCTCGAAAACGGCGACCTGGAGTATCGCGTTACGCTTATGGACGACGTCGAGTGGCGCCCGTCGCTCGGCGGAACCGCGTTCGCGCTGACCTGTGCGGAGTGCGGGAATACCGTCGACAGCGAGGGCGAATCGGCGACTATCGGTGGGGACGCCTACCACTTCTGCTGTTCGTCCTGTCGGGACCGATTCGAAACGCGGTACGCCCGACTCGAGGAAGGCGCCTAA
- a CDS encoding TIGR03885 family FMN-dependent LLM class oxidoreductase: MTIGYHASHEQFAPSELLEYVQRAEARGLDHCLASDHFHPWSERQGESGHVWSWLGAAAQATSMTFGTVNAPGYRYHPAVIAQAAATLRELHPERFWLTVGSGQLLNEGITGVDWPVKDERNARLQECADVMRRLWDGEEVTHQGRVTVEAAKLYSRPETPPPLVGAALSPETAAWLAEWADGLLTLGTPDHDADAERVRAFKERAPDKPVYLKVQLAYDETDEAALEGAYDQWRTNCVPGPVTQQLRTPGDFDELAEGVDREQVEENVRVSADIDEHVAWLEADFDLEVDRVYLHNVTTNQTAFVEDFGEHVLPALEDEG, translated from the coding sequence ATGACTATCGGCTACCACGCCTCTCACGAGCAGTTCGCCCCGAGCGAGTTGCTCGAGTACGTGCAACGCGCCGAAGCGCGCGGCCTCGACCACTGTCTGGCCTCGGACCACTTCCACCCCTGGAGCGAGCGACAGGGGGAATCCGGGCACGTCTGGTCCTGGCTCGGCGCCGCCGCACAGGCGACGTCGATGACCTTCGGGACGGTCAACGCACCGGGCTACCGGTACCACCCCGCAGTGATCGCCCAGGCAGCGGCCACCCTCCGCGAACTTCACCCGGAACGCTTCTGGCTGACCGTCGGCAGCGGGCAGCTGCTCAACGAGGGTATCACTGGCGTCGACTGGCCGGTCAAGGACGAGCGCAACGCCCGCCTCCAGGAGTGTGCCGACGTGATGCGACGGCTCTGGGACGGCGAGGAGGTGACCCACCAGGGCCGGGTGACGGTCGAGGCGGCGAAACTCTACTCGCGCCCCGAGACCCCGCCGCCGCTCGTCGGTGCCGCCCTCTCGCCCGAGACCGCCGCGTGGCTCGCGGAGTGGGCCGACGGCCTGCTCACGCTCGGGACGCCCGATCACGACGCTGATGCCGAGCGCGTCCGGGCGTTCAAAGAGCGGGCACCGGACAAGCCTGTCTACCTCAAAGTCCAGCTCGCCTACGACGAGACGGACGAGGCCGCTCTCGAGGGCGCCTACGACCAGTGGCGAACCAACTGCGTGCCGGGGCCGGTGACCCAGCAACTCCGGACGCCCGGCGACTTCGACGAACTGGCCGAAGGCGTCGACAGGGAGCAGGTGGAGGAGAACGTCCGCGTCTCGGCCGACATCGACGAGCACGTCGCGTGGCTCGAGGCCGATTTCGACCTCGAGGTCGACCGGGTGTACCTGCACAACGTCACTACGAACCAGACGGCGTTCGTCGAGGACTTCGGGGAGCACGTGCTTCCGGCGCTCGAGGACGAGGGGTGA
- a CDS encoding glycoside hydrolase family 15 protein codes for MSMGYTPLTEYGIIGNDDRMALVDRSGSIDWCCFPHAAGPSVFARLLDDERGGHFAVRPTDSYEVERTYRDRTNVLETTFSTRSGELEVTDFMPVWGDDDREHDGNQNHDDRDQLAIYRRVWCTNGTLTVELEFEPRFEYGQAPTTVSRTETGYLATGDSRASPDWIERQDDLVLEVCGEFEPNALEDRVVGTRTLVAGDEVWFCLRYGMGERDGEGEREPEPEPESEPEPEPASIASCRNALASTVDYWQSWTDSLIDDAAPLVDDTPWGEYILRSGLVLKLLINEETGGIYAAATTSLPEKYGTDRNWDYRYNWIRDAKFTIQALHNLGRDEEARDYFEWFRDIVTEPPGEMQPVYGVHGETDLTEHELEGLSGYRHSTPIRVGNAAAMQNQHDIYGAIVQAIYETLVHDGDLDDDEWAAIEALVDHVCSVWSEPDHGIWEYRDEQRHYVHSKLLCWVALERGITLAEDHDVEAPLERWRSERQAVREAILEHGYSERAGSFVQHFDTETALDASCLLIPLYGFLPPDDPRVTSTLDTVLDELATDEGLVYRTKGSEAVPDVHGTFVFCTCWLVDALVLAGRVDAAEDIFHTVLEHASPLGLLSERIEPETGELFGNFPQAFSHIGLVNSAIYLASAHGDADELNHDPRRDDRR; via the coding sequence ATGAGCATGGGATATACGCCACTCACCGAGTACGGAATCATCGGCAACGACGACCGGATGGCTCTCGTCGATCGATCGGGGTCGATTGACTGGTGCTGCTTCCCCCACGCCGCGGGACCGAGCGTGTTCGCCCGCCTGCTCGACGACGAACGCGGCGGTCACTTCGCCGTCAGGCCGACGGACAGCTACGAGGTCGAACGAACCTACCGCGACCGGACGAACGTCCTGGAGACCACGTTTTCGACGCGCTCGGGGGAACTCGAGGTGACGGACTTCATGCCGGTCTGGGGTGACGACGACCGCGAACACGATGGCAATCAGAACCACGACGACCGCGACCAGCTCGCGATCTACCGACGCGTCTGGTGTACGAACGGGACGCTCACAGTCGAACTCGAGTTCGAGCCGCGGTTCGAGTACGGCCAGGCGCCGACGACCGTCTCCCGGACGGAGACAGGCTACCTGGCGACCGGCGATTCGAGGGCGAGCCCCGACTGGATCGAGCGCCAGGACGACCTCGTCCTCGAGGTCTGTGGCGAGTTCGAACCGAACGCGCTCGAGGATCGCGTCGTCGGCACGCGAACGCTGGTCGCGGGCGACGAGGTCTGGTTCTGTCTCCGGTACGGGATGGGCGAGCGCGACGGCGAAGGGGAACGGGAACCGGAGCCGGAACCGGAGTCGGAGCCGGAACCGGAACCAGCGTCGATCGCATCGTGTCGAAACGCGCTCGCCTCGACTGTCGACTACTGGCAATCCTGGACGGACTCGCTGATCGACGACGCGGCTCCGCTCGTCGACGACACCCCTTGGGGCGAGTACATCCTCCGGTCGGGACTGGTGCTCAAACTCCTGATCAACGAGGAGACGGGCGGCATCTACGCTGCAGCGACGACGTCGCTCCCGGAGAAGTACGGCACCGATCGCAACTGGGACTACCGGTACAACTGGATCCGGGACGCGAAGTTCACGATACAGGCCCTGCACAACCTGGGTCGAGACGAGGAAGCCCGGGACTACTTCGAGTGGTTCCGGGACATCGTCACCGAGCCACCGGGTGAGATGCAACCCGTCTACGGCGTCCACGGCGAGACGGACCTCACCGAACACGAACTCGAGGGGCTCTCGGGCTATCGCCACTCGACGCCGATTCGAGTCGGGAACGCGGCCGCGATGCAGAACCAGCACGACATCTACGGCGCCATCGTGCAGGCGATTTACGAGACGCTCGTCCACGACGGCGACCTCGACGACGACGAGTGGGCGGCGATCGAAGCGCTGGTCGATCACGTGTGCTCCGTCTGGTCGGAGCCCGATCACGGCATCTGGGAGTACCGTGACGAACAGCGTCACTACGTCCACTCGAAGCTCCTCTGCTGGGTCGCCCTCGAGCGGGGGATCACGCTCGCCGAGGATCACGACGTCGAGGCGCCCCTCGAGCGGTGGCGATCGGAGCGCCAGGCAGTCCGCGAGGCGATCCTCGAGCACGGCTACAGCGAGCGCGCGGGGTCGTTCGTCCAGCACTTCGATACGGAGACCGCACTCGACGCGTCCTGTCTCCTGATCCCGCTGTACGGGTTCCTCCCGCCGGACGACCCCCGGGTGACGTCGACGCTCGACACCGTCCTGGATGAGCTCGCGACCGACGAGGGCCTGGTCTACCGAACGAAGGGGAGCGAGGCCGTCCCCGACGTCCACGGAACGTTCGTCTTCTGCACCTGCTGGCTCGTCGACGCGCTCGTGCTGGCCGGCCGGGTCGACGCGGCGGAGGACATCTTCCACACCGTGCTCGAGCACGCCTCGCCGCTCGGGTTGCTGTCGGAGCGAATCGAACCCGAGACCGGCGAGCTCTTCGGCAATTTCCCGCAGGCGTTCAGCCACATCGGCCTCGTCAACAGCGCGATCTACCTGGCGAGCGCTCACGGCGATGCCGACGAGTTGAACCACGATCCGCGGAGAGACGATCGACGGTGA
- a CDS encoding DUF309 domain-containing protein — protein sequence MDEHTRAPDVDPPSDSSAPTGWRPELDRWEHGTLRRATVHGVRLFNAGDYHASHDCFEDEWYNYGRGTVESQFLHGMVQVAAGVYKHVDFEDDDGMRSLFATALQYLHEVPNDFYGVDLLEVRTTLTNARNDPSVLDGWKLPLDGRHPEATEADVVYAEGLE from the coding sequence GTGGACGAACACACACGAGCCCCCGACGTGGACCCACCGTCGGACTCGAGCGCGCCGACGGGCTGGCGGCCCGAACTCGACCGCTGGGAGCACGGAACGCTCCGGCGAGCGACGGTTCACGGCGTCAGACTGTTCAACGCCGGCGACTATCACGCGAGTCACGACTGTTTCGAGGACGAGTGGTACAACTACGGTCGCGGAACAGTCGAGAGCCAGTTCCTCCACGGCATGGTACAGGTCGCCGCCGGCGTCTACAAGCACGTCGACTTCGAGGACGACGACGGGATGCGAAGCCTGTTCGCCACCGCCCTGCAGTACCTCCACGAGGTCCCAAACGACTTCTACGGCGTCGACCTGCTCGAAGTCCGGACCACGTTGACGAACGCCCGAAACGACCCGTCGGTGCTCGACGGGTGGAAACTCCCGCTCGACGGTCGGCACCCGGAGGCGACCGAGGCCGACGTCGTCTACGCCGAGGGACTCGAGTAG
- a CDS encoding polyprenyl synthetase family protein codes for MREALAEWRPVIDDAIAEILPREVDGDDLEAFFGEPTFAYDPEGVQRALADPLWDLLDRGGKRWRAVLFLVFVDALGEDPEAYLPYACIPEILHNGTIIVDDVEDGASIRRGEPAIHHVHGEDVALNAGNAMYFLPLKILTHDPGDLGAETRLRAYEMLLYELNRTHLGQGMDICWHNERGVRISTEQYLEMCACKTGCLSRIVARLAAIVTDQSTTVEEGLAQYAELTAIAFQIGDDILDIEHSLGRAGEFGKEFGNDIREGKTTLLVLHAIETASPDRAGRLEEILGMEANTDEEIAEALAILEDAGSIEYARDRALEFSEQARGALEDLPIELAPGPRAQLLEFTEFVVDRDV; via the coding sequence ATGCGAGAGGCGCTTGCCGAGTGGCGGCCGGTGATCGACGACGCCATCGCCGAGATACTCCCACGGGAGGTCGACGGCGACGACCTGGAGGCGTTCTTCGGTGAGCCAACGTTCGCGTACGATCCGGAAGGGGTCCAGCGCGCGCTCGCCGATCCGCTCTGGGACCTCCTGGACCGCGGCGGCAAACGATGGCGGGCCGTCCTGTTTCTGGTGTTCGTCGACGCGCTCGGCGAGGATCCCGAGGCGTACCTCCCCTACGCCTGCATTCCCGAGATCCTTCACAACGGGACGATCATCGTCGACGACGTCGAGGACGGAGCGTCGATTCGACGCGGCGAACCGGCGATCCACCACGTTCACGGCGAAGACGTCGCCCTGAACGCCGGCAACGCGATGTACTTTCTCCCGCTGAAGATCCTGACGCACGATCCGGGCGACCTCGGTGCAGAAACACGGCTTCGAGCCTACGAGATGCTGCTGTACGAACTCAACCGGACCCACCTCGGCCAGGGGATGGACATCTGCTGGCACAACGAGCGCGGCGTTCGCATCTCGACCGAGCAGTACCTCGAGATGTGCGCCTGCAAGACCGGGTGTCTGAGCCGGATCGTCGCTCGGCTGGCAGCGATCGTCACCGATCAGTCGACGACCGTCGAGGAAGGGCTGGCCCAGTACGCGGAACTGACGGCCATCGCGTTCCAGATCGGCGACGACATCCTGGACATCGAGCATTCGCTGGGACGGGCCGGCGAGTTCGGCAAGGAGTTTGGCAACGACATACGGGAGGGGAAGACGACGCTGCTGGTCTTACACGCCATTGAAACCGCAAGCCCCGACCGAGCGGGTCGACTCGAGGAGATACTCGGAATGGAGGCCAATACTGACGAAGAGATTGCTGAAGCGCTCGCGATCCTGGAGGACGCGGGGAGCATCGAGTACGCCCGCGACCGCGCGCTCGAGTTCTCGGAACAGGCACGGGGGGCGCTCGAGGACCTGCCGATCGAGCTGGCACCGGGACCGAGAGCGCAGTTACTCGAGTTTACCGAGTTCGTCGTCGATCGGGACGTCTGA